One Lutzomyia longipalpis isolate SR_M1_2022 chromosome 4, ASM2433408v1 DNA segment encodes these proteins:
- the LOC129795818 gene encoding G-protein coupled receptor moody isoform X2, whose product MNENSTIWEAENSPEGEFTRFSRTLLTLGAVFTIIILVVGVFGNLLTIISLIRCPKVRNIAASFIISLCLADFIFCIFVLPFNAIRFIHGSWRLGELLCKLVPFVQYGSIGVSLLCIAMITVNRYVMIVHHSAYARVYQRHWIVAMILFCWIFSYGMQVPTLLGVWGAFGYDSNLGTCSILKDQYGRSSKTPLFVIAFVIPCLLIVLCYTRIFWVVHQSEMRMKQHASVANAVQNNLRPTTGGRLSVDGNASGQVSDSGTPQQRVIPSTAPQPVRIKNQRDIKARRNEWKITKMVLAIFISFIACYLPITVIKIADKDAAHPEAHVFGYVMLYLSACINPIIYVIMNKQYRQAYKTVLLCRSTAMLTPKTPRTSGGNSGAYVCS is encoded by the exons ATGAATGAAAACAGCACCATTTGGGAGGCTGAAAATTCCCCAGAAGGGGAATTCACGCGATTTTCACGGACCCTCCTAACGCTCGGAGCTGTTTTCACCATCATCATCCTCGTTGTGGGTGTCTTTGGGAATCTCCTCACGATTATCTCACTCATTAGATGTCCCAAAGTGCGAAATATTGCGGCATCTTTCATTATCAG TTTATGCCTCGcagatttcattttttgcatCTTCGTCTTGCCATTCAATGCCATTAGATTCATCCATGGCTCCTGGCGCCTTGGGGAACTTTTGTGTAAGCTCGTACCATTCGTACAGTACGGCAGTATTGGGGTATCACTGCTTTGCATTGCCATGATCACGGTCAATCGGTACGTGATGATTGTCCATCATAGTGCCTACGCGAGAGTCTACCAGAGGCACTGGATTGTTGCCATGATCCTCTTCTGTTGGATCTTCTCCTACGGCATGCAGGTGCCAACACTTCTTGGTGTTTGGGGTGCTTTTGGCTATGACAGCAATCTCGGCACATGCTCCATTCTCAAGGATCAATACGGACGGAGTAGTAAGACTCCACTGTTTGTCATTGCCTTCGTCATTCCGTGCCTTCTTATTGTACTGTGCTACACACGAATCTTCTGGGTGGTTCATCAGTCAGAGATGCGAATGAAGCAGCACGCCTCCGTGGCAAATGCAGTGCAAAATAATCTTAGACCTACCACCGGTGGTAGGCTGTCAGTGGATGGGAATGCTTCAGGGCAGGTATCTGACAGTGGTACCCCACAGCAGCGGGTTATTCCATCGACAGCACCCCAACCGGTgcgaattaaaaatcaacggGACATTAAG GCCCGCCGAAATGAATGGAAGATCACAAAGATGGTGCTGGCCATCTTCATCTCCTTCATTGCATGCTACCTTCCCATTACGGTGATTAAGATAGCAGATAAAGACGCAGCCCATCCGGAGGCTCATGTCTTTGGGTATGTGATGCTGTACCTTTCGGCATGCATCAATCCCATCATCTATGTGATAATGAACAAGCAATACCGGCAGGCGTACAAAACAGTCCTGCTGTGCCGCTCCACGGCAATGCTTACACCAAAGACCCCACGCACGAGTGGTGGCAACAGTG GAGCGTATGTTTGTTCTTAG
- the LOC129795821 gene encoding perlucin-like, translating into MRWELFLLIFTINLPSILPNIVRFTVAGYTNGNAKLYQVGSKQIYVGNWRTNWHQAYGTCRSLGMQMVTIESDADNRNLWDFVNAQGLGECWLGGTDLGTEGQWNWFPTGRQFVYTRWAPGNPNNLGGQHCLQFWTRYPTFWDDDHCWRDKYFLCETVQCSTNNVQLQLPTTVQLPSNVQVQPATVQVPTTLQVQPAYSVPANLQVQPVQLQSSVHLPATVHVPSGVNGALYVY; encoded by the exons ATGAGGTGGGAACTtttcttgttgattttcacCATCAATCTCCCATCGATACTGCCCAATATTGTGAGATTTACAG tTGCTGGCTATACGAATGGGAATGCAAAATTGTACCAGGTTGGCTCCAAGCAGATCTATGTGGGAAATTGGCGGACAAACTGGCATCAAGCGTACGGAACATGCAGGAGTTTAGGGATGCAAATGGTAACAATTGAGAGTGATGCCGACAATCGCAATTTGTGGGATTTTGTCAATGCCCAAGGGTTGGGTGAATGCTGGCTCGGTGGGACGGATCTGGGAACAGAGGGTCAGTGGAATTGGTTCCCAACGGGACGACAGTTTGTCTACACACGCTGGGCTCCGGGGAATCCCAATAATCTCGGTGGTCAACACTGTTTGCAATTCTGGACACGCTACCCAACATTCTGGGATGATGATCACTGCTGGCGCGATAAATACTTCCTCTGTGAGACTGTGCAGTGCTCCACGAACAACGTCCAATTGCAACTCCCCACAACTGTGCAGCTACCATCGAATGTTCAGGTTCAACCGGCCACAGTGCAAGTGCCAACAACCCTTCAAGTACAGCCGGCCTACAGTGTGCCCGCCAATCTTCAAGTACAGCCTGTTCAGCTGCAATCTTCAGTCCATCTCCCAGCAACCGTTCATGTGCCCTCTGGGGTCAATGGGGCCCTCTATGTAtactaa
- the LOC129795813 gene encoding CDK5RAP1-like protein translates to MKSILNHVLRISCTRNHRIFPASSIFRTSHTNAATKTLPEGPGLKDFLIAGKNFPAPNRPADDVPYLSALDTLGHNRKVFFEVYGCQMNVSDTEVVWSILKAHQYEKVNSIEEADVVLLITCAIREGAESKIWNRLHHLSVYKQKRKKAAPPVQIGILGCMAERLKTQVLEKERLVDIVAGPDSYKDLPRLLAVTRDGQQKAVNVLLSLDETYADVTPVRLNSSSVTAFVSIMRGCDNMCSYCIVPFTRGRERSRPMGSIEEEVKHLAHQGVKEITLLGQNVNSYRDTSIPSPDAPTNLAPGFKTVYKTKVGGARFGELLQRIAEAVPEVRIRFTSPHPKDFPEEVLKIIQKYPNICKNLHLPAQSGSSSVLERMRRGYTREAYLELIDRVRSLLPSVALSSDFILGFCGETEEEFDETLSLIETVKYNVAYIFPYSMREKTTAYRRYQDDVATEVKNERMRRTIEVFRKSALVLNRQMIGQEQVILIEADSKRSSEDFYGRNDGNIKVIIPKGALNSQPITPGDYIAVKIHSATSQVLKGTPLRHTTLAEFYEMR, encoded by the coding sequence ATGAAGAGTATCTTGAACCACGTATTGCGAATTAGCTGCACACGGAATCATCGAATCTTTCCGGCAAGTTCAATTTTCCGGACAAGTCACACAAATGCAGCAACGAAGACACTTCCGGAAGGACCAGGATTGAAGGATTTCCTCATAGCAGGAAAGAATTTCCCAGCTCCAAATCGTCCCGCTGATGATGTCCCGTACTTATCAGCCCTGGACACACTGGGGCACAACCGGAAGGTCTTTTTTGAGGTATACGGATGTCAGATGAATGTTTCCGATACGGAAGTTGTCTGGTCAATTCTCAAAGCGCATCAATATGAGAAAGTTAACAGCATTGAGGAGGCAGATGTTGTCCTCTTGATTACATGTGCCATTCGCGAGGGGGCTGAATCAAAAATCTGGAATCGTCTCCATCATTTGTCGGTGTACAAGCAGAAACGGAAGAAAGCTGCTCCACCAGTTCAGATTGGTATTCTGGGATGCATGGCGGAGCGCCTGAAGACACAAGTGCTGGAAAAAGAGCGCCTCGTGGACATTGTAGCTGGTCCCGATAGCTACAAAGATCTCCCACGTTTGTTGGCTGTGACACGCGATGGCCAGCAGAAGGCTGTTAATGTTCTCCTGTCGCTGGATGAAACGTACGCTGATGTTACCCCAGTACGATTGAATTCTTCCTCCGTAACAGCCTTTGTGTCCATTATGCGGGGATGTGACAATATGTGCTCCTACTGCATTGTTCCCTTTACCCGTGGGAGAGAAAGATCCCGTCCAATGGGCTCAATTGAGGAGGAAGTGAAGCATCTCGCGCATCAAGGTGTGAAGGAAATCACCCTTCTTGGGCAGAATGTCAACAGCTATCGAGACACATCAATCCCTTCCCCAGATGCGCCAACAAATCTCGCTCCGGGCTTCAAAACGGTGTACAAGACAAAAGTAGGAGGTGCGAGATTTGGAGAACTTCTCCAGAGAATTGCAGAAGCCGTTCCGGAAGTTCGTATTCGCTTCACTTCACCGCATCCGAAAGATTTCCCCGAAGAAGTCCTCAAGATTATTCAAAAGTACCCAAATATCTGCAAGAATCTCCATCTACCAGCACAATCGGGGAGTTCGAGTGTTCTCGAGAGGATGCGCAGAGGCTACACGAGGGAGGCTTATTTGGAATTGATAGACCGTGTGCGAAGCCTCCTGCCCAGTGTGGCGCTCTCTAGTGACTTTATTTTGGGTTTCTGCGGGGAGACTGAGGAGGAATTTGACGAGACTCTCTCACTAATTGAGACGGTCAAGTACAACGTGGCCTACATCTTTCCCTATAGTATGCGTGAGAAAACAACAGCCTATCGTCGTTACCAGGATGATGTAGCGACAGAAGTGAAGAATGAACGAATGAGGAGGACCATTGAAGTCTTCCGGAAGAGCGCATTGGTGCTCAATCGGCAAATGATTGGGCAAGAGCAGGTGATTCTCATTGAGGCGGACAGCAAACGCTCTTCAGAGGACTTTTACGGACGCAATGATGGAAACATCAAAGTGATCATACCCAAAGGTGCCCTCAATTCCCAGCCAATCACTCCAGGAGATTACATCGcagtgaaaattcattcagcTACATCGCAAGTCCTCAAAGGCACACCGCTGCGGCATACAACACTAGCAGAATTCTACGAAATGCGATGA
- the LOC129795814 gene encoding kinesin-like protein KIF12: protein MEFSNNKSRGNPSPISEDNFNVVVRVRPLLAKEVQSNDSMVIQFPGNGQIYCDCSSGGSSAGSTGSSAQRPKLFSYNVVFETGATQEDILQYSGIQRLIAMAVEGFSCTAFCYGQTTSGKTHTLTGPPDLFLRRPDPTDERHGLIFRSFVYLFQLLREKKDTNFVLKASFLEIYNEKVIDLLNPGTARKPLAVRWSKKSRGFFVENLFTVDCEQLDDLLAVLEEGMRNRSVGSHSMNEHSSRSHTILTVYITSEQQAERGVFLSKQGKLNFVDLAGSEMTKKTNSEGKTLEEANNINKSLMVLGYCISSLSDAKKKHGHIPYRDSKLTKLLADSLAGNGVALMIACISPARSNLSETLSTLRYAARAKKIRTKPLIVMDPREAMILSLKREIDTLQQENEHLRTALYVETEKKFDSKSGSSSASANSTSVSAPIMNLDEKQVTELDGAQLVELVKLYMLENQSLRTENSELYTVRDMVLRDQEIVCRENERLLKKLEDVNSVCCRSPIIPARPTFSAEILNMSTGSEPEQPNIWIAPSANNQNPSTY, encoded by the exons atggaattttcaaataataaatcacGCGGGAATCCCTCACCAATCTCCGAAGATAATTTCAATGTTGTCGTACGTGTGCGACCATTGTTGGCAAAGGAAGTTCAATCGAATGATTCAATGGTCATACAATTCCCGGGAAATGGGCAAATCTAC TGTGATTGCTCAAGTGGTGGAAGCAGTGCTGGGAGTACGGGTAGTAGTGCACAGAGACCCAAACTTTTCTCCTACAATGTCGTCTTCGAAACAG gtgCCACACAGGAGGATATACTTCAATATTCGGGAATTCAGCGACTGATTGCAATGGCCGTGGAGGGATTCAGCTGTACTGCCTTCTGCTACGGTCAAACAACATCAGGGAAGACACACACCCTCACTGGTCCCCCTGATCTCTTCCTACGTCGCCCAGATCCCACAGATGAACGCCATGGGCTGATTTTTCGCTCCTTTGTCTATCTCTTTCAGCTGTTGCGCGAAAAGAAAGACACGAATTTTGTGCTGAAAGCTTCGTTTTTGGAGATTTACAATGAAAAGGTGATTGATCTCCTCAATCCCGGTACAGCACGGAAGCCCCTTGCTGTGAGATGGAGTAAGAAATCTCGAGGATTTTTcgttgagaatttatttactgTCGACTGTGAGCAATTGGATGATTTGTTGGCTGTTCTCGAGGAAGGGATGCGCAATAGATCCGTGGGATCGCACAGTATGAATGAGCATTCATCGCGTAGTCATACAATCCTTACAGTTTACATTACGTCCGAGCAACAAGCTGAACGTGGGGTCTTCCTGTCGAAGcagggaaaattgaattttgtcgATTTGGCCGGCAGTGAGATGACCAAGAAGACCAATAGTGAAGGGAAGACCCTCGAGGAAGCTAATAACATCAATAAGAGTCTCATGGTATTGGGCTATTGCATCTCATCGTTGAGTGATGCAAAGAAGAAGCACGGGCACATCCCGTACAGAGATAGTAAACTAACAAAACTCCTAGCTGATAGTTTAGCTGGCAATGGGGTTGCCCTCATGATTGCCTGCATCTCACCAGCACGTTCCAATTTATCCGAAACCTTGAGTACCCTCAG GTACGCAGCCAGGGCTAAGAAAATCCGAACTAAACCCCTTATTGTGATGGACCCGCGGGAGGCAATGATTCTCAGTTTAAAACGTGAAATTGATACGCTACAGCAGGAAAATGAACACCTCCGGACAGCTCTCTACGTGGAGACGGAAAAGAAGTTCGATTCGAAGAGTGGAAGCAGTTCAGCATCAGCTAATTCAACTTCCGTTTCAGCACCCATAATGAATCTCGATGAGAAGCAGGTGACGGAACTCGATGGGGCACAACTTGTGGAATTAGTGAAGCTCTATATGCTTGAGAATCAATCACTACGCACGGAAAATTCCGAGCTCTACACCGTGAGGGATATGGTGCTACGTGATCAGGAGATTGTCTGCCGTGAAAATGAGAGATTGTTGAAAAAGCTTGAAGATGTTAATTC AGTATGCTGCAGATCACCAATAATTCCCGCCCGGCCGACATTCTCCGCGGAAATACTCAACATGTCCACGGGGAGTGAACCAGAACAGCCCAATATATGGATTGCGCCATCAGCAAACAACCAAAACCCCTCAACATACTGA
- the LOC129795818 gene encoding G-protein coupled receptor moody isoform X1, whose amino-acid sequence MNENSTIWEAENSPEGEFTRFSRTLLTLGAVFTIIILVVGVFGNLLTIISLIRCPKVRNIAASFIISLCLADFIFCIFVLPFNAIRFIHGSWRLGELLCKLVPFVQYGSIGVSLLCIAMITVNRYVMIVHHSAYARVYQRHWIVAMILFCWIFSYGMQVPTLLGVWGAFGYDSNLGTCSILKDQYGRSSKTPLFVIAFVIPCLLIVLCYTRIFWVVHQSEMRMKQHASVANAVQNNLRPTTGGRLSVDGNASGQVSDSGTPQQRVIPSTAPQPVRIKNQRDIKARRNEWKITKMVLAIFISFIACYLPITVIKIADKDAAHPEAHVFGYVMLYLSACINPIIYVIMNKQYRQAYKTVLLCRSTAMLTPKTPRTSGGNSEKWKDAAFSYNLNRTQVLEVSMGE is encoded by the exons ATGAATGAAAACAGCACCATTTGGGAGGCTGAAAATTCCCCAGAAGGGGAATTCACGCGATTTTCACGGACCCTCCTAACGCTCGGAGCTGTTTTCACCATCATCATCCTCGTTGTGGGTGTCTTTGGGAATCTCCTCACGATTATCTCACTCATTAGATGTCCCAAAGTGCGAAATATTGCGGCATCTTTCATTATCAG TTTATGCCTCGcagatttcattttttgcatCTTCGTCTTGCCATTCAATGCCATTAGATTCATCCATGGCTCCTGGCGCCTTGGGGAACTTTTGTGTAAGCTCGTACCATTCGTACAGTACGGCAGTATTGGGGTATCACTGCTTTGCATTGCCATGATCACGGTCAATCGGTACGTGATGATTGTCCATCATAGTGCCTACGCGAGAGTCTACCAGAGGCACTGGATTGTTGCCATGATCCTCTTCTGTTGGATCTTCTCCTACGGCATGCAGGTGCCAACACTTCTTGGTGTTTGGGGTGCTTTTGGCTATGACAGCAATCTCGGCACATGCTCCATTCTCAAGGATCAATACGGACGGAGTAGTAAGACTCCACTGTTTGTCATTGCCTTCGTCATTCCGTGCCTTCTTATTGTACTGTGCTACACACGAATCTTCTGGGTGGTTCATCAGTCAGAGATGCGAATGAAGCAGCACGCCTCCGTGGCAAATGCAGTGCAAAATAATCTTAGACCTACCACCGGTGGTAGGCTGTCAGTGGATGGGAATGCTTCAGGGCAGGTATCTGACAGTGGTACCCCACAGCAGCGGGTTATTCCATCGACAGCACCCCAACCGGTgcgaattaaaaatcaacggGACATTAAG GCCCGCCGAAATGAATGGAAGATCACAAAGATGGTGCTGGCCATCTTCATCTCCTTCATTGCATGCTACCTTCCCATTACGGTGATTAAGATAGCAGATAAAGACGCAGCCCATCCGGAGGCTCATGTCTTTGGGTATGTGATGCTGTACCTTTCGGCATGCATCAATCCCATCATCTATGTGATAATGAACAAGCAATACCGGCAGGCGTACAAAACAGTCCTGCTGTGCCGCTCCACGGCAATGCTTACACCAAAGACCCCACGCACGAGTGGTGGCAACAGTG AGAAATGGAAGGACGCCGCATTCAGCTACAATCTCAATCGTACCCAGGTATTGGAAGTCTCCATGGGCGAGTAA
- the LOC129795817 gene encoding bifunctional peptidase and arginyl-hydroxylase JMJD5 yields the protein MNILEIILQNLPAIEKIIKEKCEIFHKSIFLSSIEELGSHPDAELPEILSRIAAVRTFTWELIHIGHWNEVDVQKRIDYSIATFLEVILMLKMNDAEDDYQIFIDCLKELDTGILLGASVVNEGGEDVLKSAARLISVEVSMREEFRSIPLSTKVELRPSHGVVTKMPASVETQVDSLELPSIQEFRENFFSPRKPAVLLECINHWPARDKWKDLGYFIHHFGHRTVPIEIGSQYTEANWGQKLVQLKDFIERQFISRSEETVIEYLAQHDLLEQIPELKEDIRIPDYCYADTTETDVEVKMWFGPWGTVSPLHYDKKHNLLAQVVGTKRILLADPHDAEAVYPFDGKMLSNTSQVDLENVDWEKFPKIREIAFYQVHLHEGEVLYIPPGWWHHVRAISNSISLSFWWESSKE from the coding sequence ATGAATATTctggaaataattttacaaaatcttcCTGCAATTGAGAAGATCATCAAGGAGAAATGCGAGATATTTCACAAATCAATCTTCTTGTCATCAATTGAGGAGCTGGGCAGTCATCCAGATGCAGAATTGCCGGAAATTCTCTCAAGGATTGCGGCTGTGAGGACATTTACGTGGGAACTAATTCACATTGGACACTGGAATGAGGTTGATGTGCAGAAGAGGATTGATTATTCCATTGCAACATTTCTGGAAGTTATTCTGATGCTGAAGATGAATGATGCGGAGGATGattatcaaattttcattgattgcCTGAAGGAATTGGATACAGGAATCCTCTTGGGGGCATCTGTGGTGAATGAGGGAGGTGAGGATGTCTTAAAATCAGCCGCGAGATTGATTTCTGTGGAAGTATCCATGAGAGAGGAATTCAGGAGCATCCCATTGAGCACGAAGGTGGAATTGAGGCCATCTCATGGGGTTGTGACAAAAATGCCAGCATCTGTGGAGACTCAGGTTGATTCTTTGGAGCTGCCATCAATTCAGGAATTtagggagaattttttttcaccccggAAGCCAGCAGTTCTCCTTGAGTGCATCAATCACTGGCCTGCGAGGGATAAATGGAAGGATTTGGGATATTTTATCCATCATTTTGGACATCGTACAGTTCCCATTGAGATTGGCAGTCAGTACACTGAAGCTAATTGGGGGCAGAAGCTTGTGCAGCTGAAGGATTTCATTGAGAGACAATTCATCTCTCGCAGTGAGGAAACGGTGATTGAGTACCTGGCACAACATGATCTTCTCGAACAAATTCCCGAGTTGAAGGAAGACATCCGGATTCCGGATTATTGCTATGCAGACACAACTGAGACTGATGTAGAGGTGAAGATGTGGTTTGGCCCGTGGGGAACAGTTTCCCCTCTTCACTATGACAAGAAACACAATCTCCTGGCACAGGTGGTGGGAACGAAGAGAATCCTTCTAGCTGATCCCCATGATGCAGAAGCTGTCTATCCATTCGATGGGAAAATGCTCTCAAATACTTCACAGGTTGATCTTGAGAATGTTGATTGGGAAAAGTTTCCAAAGATCCGGGAGATTGCCTTCTACCAGGTTCATCTGCACGAAGGGGAAGTCTTGTACATCCCACCTGGATGGTGGCATCATGTTAGAGCCATCAGCAATAGTATTTCCCTTTCATTTTGGTGGGAAAGTTCGaaggaataa